The following coding sequences are from one Fulvitalea axinellae window:
- a CDS encoding RHS repeat-associated core domain-containing protein, which yields MFFENPIAKAGLRALAALFAIWTAVTPSPAQDGPEIPGWALTGRDGRTRAKLALTKTFPLSELEEGKPYNPFGGNACPEGEYALELVLADNGLGKTDDGPWKLTLGVELRKASQEEPLAVFSLSLDSRAGRYAQRRFHTGNDLDCDGGNQYSLAVTSITTEGKVPVDGVELTENWHSKPEADLETEFGVHLDNVRAKSHRALLSWESAGAGVAEYDAEWVFVDMRDGGYEPGITDPYTYKEPVRVSVRDTRIHIDALHPEGRIFARVRAVAYTDDGKGGTARETGPWMFAGAEGWDYKNYGMQIAGKSGEHWQRVTGFAEEGKRKTSVSYFDDGMRNRQAITDLGTENRVAVAENFYDYEGRPSATPLAVPAQERTLDYIPDFNAFATPGGKRGKERNLYNNGRAENAKLDDGSGAARYYSPRNPDANTQAGAMIPDAEGYAYAHTEYTRDATGRVRRQAGAGEAFRDGGGRAVRHFYTDPSQEELYRLFGPNAGDASQYRKKATVDPNGQASLAYTDLRGKTVATSLTGEAPGNVDPLSSIGEGSQTLEVDLTGRHVTSGDRRITEYRFLNVAPNTAYTFTYNLAAQAKEIAVAGCMECRYAVTFYLIDPAGERVPLRNPSGKVTDILTADLNASNCEAVSALEPEPMTAVLAEIGEYAVYKEVRVRDWSVEEIRNSIDLTAEIEAIEEHYTEMITVLKEDCPVDGGGAGAEELIAEAFLDNANAECESIMTEILSDLDGKGIEINEENIRAHDRHCEYEYCADNVAGEVYAMQLSRKREWKTLRDEALAVPGNKYREEFAVTEYLLEHDPFFTQGYGKKKEDRFWDLMEFELGDDLRGSAERIADPQDRDFWKAPEKGASPVHVLYAELLRTETGEALADKIDKQRWDIYRGYYEEAKKLLVREMARDGIEVGEGEEQKEWSCPAMAEKKNPEASFPDGWKDKDDFDNQVDKFKNTLGLDDGYVSLNTGTDINADRVDLQIKAVTSLCGTVLEEGEKEILIEHIVSYFRRKKHLAFMFGFFDKADVGVDPDLDAIIAMFKEKDCDIVEKEFVIENPFGCAEEKEILVPEPFPAFGQGSSRVASASGNSVRATPENPSASAGFVPPSLSRKSAEKQVQSDEAKIMADALAVMGIGAVAPTANTDMADPSIPKKEIDALVDLYNATGGDDWQLDYGKEAWAEFVKNPNSANIADLTGVSVYDGHIRGIDLQRVNLKGQLPSSLSDLKKLENLNLSSNSLEGPIPSLDGFKDIMWLELYNNRLSGHIPNLGSSTQLSTIRLDDNNLSGPIPDLGNLSQLYHLNLQNNNLSGAIPDLGNMPQLYFLNLQNNNLSGTIPASISTLGQLGDLNLSHNQLSGQIPDLGGLEELSQLYLSNNQFTGMSGDLPQYAYDIDLAHNRLNTFPQGWGVTDASTVNLSFNEISALPNNVWDMFPEALILNNNRITQIPGCSEDGEARIRQIYLKGNDLTSLPHDFGLNGKFPNLTKLDIGDNPFGEIPPSLYDGAHFSNLIGLGLSNLGIEEIPQAFCDNNKQLADLDLSHNKLSSLPSNFSELVRSELRLLSLADNSFEVFPESLYKGYRKVHEPVPEWGEPGWIEYRNALEQLDLRNNKIEIIPELSPSTCEEDCGHDVHDMPGAYFVLRLDGNQITEYPHKGPNVYYHLTLNNNRLTSIPDKWKMSEYDGSVGPLRVMLLENNRIEEFSEVLTDMISLRGNSIRKIIVAKENWHDSRRLLDNNNIEEIVISEENDNYSWSSYYLSISGNKLRFTNIVDLDNPEKPNPDLLSQPFEHLGNYTQFASEVSMEFSDGSVINAGDIDPVTCSDKLGQLFSFRWESNSGDGWKTVQPQNGAQATPSGFYPDQKEIVYRKHMGDIRLKIKLDESVSKFNNPLETLSYLDDSHPPYWGINHSLQYVYFPGRVEYDPGQPIVKQYDIKRTVPTLCLTPTTTGTNWFYRVYTATEYTHILREQCEKNVERIVEERKRQTIDSLYDAKMSEFYRLSETACMDNIRTDRLAYEYTPKEHHYTLYYYDQAGNLKETVPPEGVAPLDKTKVAELATKKRLRDSGADPGALENLDESLYPAHRLRTRYQYDALNRLAWQRSPDGGAVHFRYDALGRLRLSQNARQAREDKASYIKYDALGRTVESGEMEGFATDLSMDDGEDNDDDDPDDLRAKLNNPAYPGPDDTGLTLRHVTRTHYDRRAAQDLLPEGFPQDFEPENLRKRVAWTERLEEGPGGDAVTAHYSYDIHGNVKSLVQCQPGLDPKRTDYVYDLLSGNVSYVFYQFGKPDQFAHRYDYDADNRLLEVHTSADRLVWHREATYRYYAHGPLRRVELGQAAPQGTDYYYTLQGWLKGVNAVGDESDPGSAATKDAFAYRLGYYEGDYSPVNAGKAPKGEAGLWEKQEAENGNRGLYNGNISWMVTDLPYAGRQDGAREKGVQGMLYRYDQLNRLVKARSLRGYEAATGAFAAREAVMPYDTDYSYDANGNILTLERRNKDGELGHKFSYSYNRDADGELADNRLRRVLNDPEVAAAVGGSSKPAGWDERVYDNEPLPDRQPEHYRSLTVSGAGASVEAGRDVEAVAGEILLKPGFEVKAGAQALFRAEPVPEEKPELFAEQTDPDNYVYDEIGNLLEDKAAKVRIDWLPDGKVARVRKTLDAGEQVTLFAYDASGNRISKTVRTPDGEERTTRYLRDASGNPMATYEDGKLAEQPVYGSSRLGLYRPQTGTLAGDLRVGLRNYELTNHQGNVLAVISDRASADGNPDVLSTNDYFPFGLTMKGRSFSAGKYRYGFQGQESDTETGFVNYKYRMHDPVIGRFFAVDPLAPDYPWNSPYAFSENRVIDGIELEGLEWYYTADGRYAGKYGTSDEIRIIKSDANSIKSFAKFIKPFIKNTTTPPVYRESILFSESSSSTQVKVIKKIWSQKKSFHPIKSINVINDKKSKLAASAVADGKLTVNMGLQENGETLFNNYHNLINTFVHEDQHFKGIGDAVFQHFEIAMYQTSHSSFKRGTKNYKEYIKGVANGYLQDQEGFISRALFNAETVGKREQWLNDPEKNKYIKMYNKNVKSFNKTFNENRKAKNFNRPSNK from the coding sequence ATGTTTTTCGAGAACCCCATCGCCAAGGCTGGCCTGCGCGCCCTGGCCGCACTTTTCGCGATCTGGACGGCCGTAACGCCCTCGCCGGCGCAGGACGGCCCCGAAATCCCCGGCTGGGCCCTCACCGGGCGCGACGGGCGGACGCGGGCCAAGCTGGCCCTGACCAAGACCTTCCCCCTCTCCGAACTGGAGGAGGGCAAGCCCTACAACCCCTTCGGGGGCAACGCCTGCCCCGAGGGCGAGTACGCCCTGGAGCTGGTCCTGGCCGACAACGGACTCGGAAAAACGGACGACGGCCCCTGGAAGCTGACCCTCGGGGTGGAGCTCCGCAAGGCGAGCCAGGAAGAGCCTCTGGCCGTGTTCTCCCTTTCGCTAGACTCACGGGCCGGACGCTACGCCCAGCGCCGTTTCCACACCGGCAACGACCTCGACTGCGACGGAGGCAACCAATACAGCCTGGCCGTCACCTCCATCACCACCGAGGGTAAAGTACCCGTCGACGGCGTAGAACTGACCGAAAACTGGCACTCGAAACCCGAGGCCGACCTGGAGACGGAGTTCGGGGTCCACCTGGACAATGTCCGCGCCAAATCGCACCGGGCCCTGCTCTCCTGGGAGTCCGCCGGAGCGGGCGTGGCCGAATACGACGCCGAGTGGGTGTTCGTCGACATGCGGGACGGAGGTTACGAACCCGGAATCACCGACCCCTACACCTACAAGGAACCCGTACGCGTAAGCGTCCGGGACACCCGGATCCACATCGACGCCCTGCATCCCGAAGGCAGGATATTCGCCCGCGTGCGGGCCGTGGCCTATACCGATGACGGAAAAGGCGGAACCGCAAGGGAAACGGGCCCCTGGATGTTCGCCGGGGCCGAAGGCTGGGACTACAAGAACTACGGCATGCAGATAGCCGGCAAGTCCGGCGAGCACTGGCAACGCGTCACCGGATTCGCCGAGGAGGGCAAACGCAAGACCTCCGTAAGCTACTTCGACGACGGCATGCGCAACAGGCAAGCCATCACCGACCTGGGCACCGAAAACCGCGTGGCCGTGGCAGAGAATTTCTACGACTACGAAGGGCGCCCCTCCGCCACGCCGCTGGCGGTTCCCGCCCAAGAGCGCACGCTCGACTATATCCCCGATTTCAACGCCTTCGCCACGCCCGGAGGGAAACGGGGGAAAGAGCGGAACCTCTACAACAACGGCAGGGCCGAAAACGCGAAGCTCGACGACGGGTCCGGCGCCGCGAGGTACTACTCCCCCCGCAACCCCGACGCCAACACCCAGGCGGGCGCCATGATTCCCGACGCCGAAGGTTACGCCTACGCCCACACCGAATACACCCGCGACGCCACCGGCAGGGTACGGCGCCAGGCCGGCGCCGGGGAGGCCTTCCGAGACGGCGGGGGAAGGGCCGTAAGGCACTTCTACACCGACCCCTCGCAGGAGGAACTCTACCGCCTGTTCGGCCCCAACGCCGGGGACGCTTCGCAATACCGCAAAAAAGCCACCGTGGACCCCAACGGGCAGGCCTCCCTGGCCTACACCGACCTGAGGGGCAAGACCGTTGCCACATCGCTCACCGGAGAGGCCCCCGGAAACGTTGATCCGCTCTCGAGCATCGGGGAGGGGAGCCAGACGCTGGAGGTGGACCTCACCGGCCGGCACGTCACTTCGGGCGACCGCAGGATCACCGAATACCGATTCCTGAACGTGGCGCCCAACACCGCCTACACCTTCACCTACAACCTGGCCGCGCAGGCCAAAGAAATCGCCGTGGCGGGATGCATGGAGTGCCGCTACGCGGTGACGTTCTACCTGATAGACCCGGCCGGCGAACGCGTGCCCCTGCGCAACCCTTCCGGCAAGGTGACCGATATCCTGACCGCCGACCTTAACGCCTCGAACTGCGAGGCCGTCAGCGCCCTTGAGCCCGAACCCATGACCGCCGTCCTCGCGGAAATAGGGGAATACGCCGTGTACAAGGAGGTGCGCGTGCGGGACTGGAGCGTCGAGGAGATCCGGAACAGCATCGACCTGACCGCCGAGATAGAGGCTATCGAGGAGCATTACACAGAGATGATAACCGTGCTGAAAGAGGACTGTCCCGTCGACGGCGGAGGCGCCGGAGCCGAGGAGCTGATCGCCGAGGCCTTCCTCGACAACGCCAACGCCGAGTGCGAGAGCATCATGACCGAGATACTCTCCGACCTGGACGGCAAGGGCATAGAGATAAACGAGGAGAATATCCGCGCCCACGATCGCCACTGCGAATACGAGTACTGCGCGGACAACGTCGCCGGCGAGGTGTACGCCATGCAGCTCAGCCGGAAACGGGAGTGGAAGACCCTGAGGGACGAGGCCCTGGCCGTGCCCGGGAACAAGTACCGGGAAGAGTTCGCCGTGACGGAATACCTGCTGGAGCACGACCCCTTCTTCACCCAAGGGTACGGCAAGAAAAAGGAGGACCGGTTCTGGGACCTGATGGAGTTCGAGCTGGGCGACGACCTGCGCGGAAGCGCCGAGCGCATAGCCGACCCGCAGGACAGGGACTTCTGGAAGGCGCCGGAAAAGGGCGCCAGCCCCGTACACGTGCTCTACGCCGAACTGCTCCGCACCGAGACCGGCGAGGCGCTTGCCGACAAGATCGACAAGCAGCGCTGGGACATCTACCGCGGGTATTACGAGGAGGCCAAGAAACTCCTGGTGCGCGAGATGGCCCGGGACGGCATAGAAGTGGGGGAGGGCGAGGAACAGAAGGAGTGGTCCTGCCCCGCCATGGCCGAAAAGAAAAACCCCGAGGCCTCGTTTCCCGACGGCTGGAAGGACAAGGACGATTTTGACAATCAGGTCGACAAATTCAAAAACACCCTGGGCCTGGACGACGGGTACGTGAGCCTGAACACCGGAACGGATATAAACGCCGACCGTGTGGACCTGCAGATAAAGGCCGTGACCTCGCTGTGCGGCACCGTGCTGGAGGAAGGGGAGAAGGAGATCCTAATCGAACACATCGTCTCCTATTTCCGGAGAAAAAAACACCTGGCCTTCATGTTCGGCTTCTTCGACAAGGCCGACGTGGGCGTGGACCCCGACCTGGACGCCATCATAGCGATGTTCAAAGAAAAGGATTGCGATATCGTCGAGAAGGAATTCGTCATAGAGAACCCCTTCGGATGCGCCGAGGAGAAAGAGATTCTCGTACCCGAACCCTTCCCCGCCTTCGGACAGGGGAGCTCCCGGGTGGCGTCAGCCTCGGGCAATTCCGTACGGGCGACGCCGGAAAACCCCTCGGCCTCCGCGGGCTTCGTTCCGCCGTCCCTGAGCCGGAAGTCGGCGGAAAAACAGGTCCAAAGCGACGAGGCCAAGATCATGGCCGACGCACTGGCCGTGATGGGGATCGGGGCCGTGGCCCCGACGGCCAACACCGACATGGCCGACCCCTCGATCCCGAAAAAGGAAATCGACGCGCTGGTCGACCTCTACAACGCTACGGGAGGGGACGATTGGCAATTGGATTACGGAAAAGAAGCCTGGGCCGAATTTGTCAAGAATCCGAATTCGGCCAACATCGCGGACCTGACGGGGGTGTCCGTATATGACGGGCATATCAGGGGCATCGATCTCCAACGGGTAAACCTAAAAGGACAGTTGCCCTCAAGTCTCAGCGACCTTAAAAAGCTGGAAAACCTGAACCTGTCGTCTAACAGTTTGGAGGGACCCATACCCTCTTTGGACGGCTTCAAGGACATTATGTGGCTGGAACTCTATAATAACCGACTCAGCGGACATATTCCCAACCTTGGCAGTTCGACACAATTATCCACTATACGGTTGGACGATAACAATCTCAGCGGACCAATTCCCGATTTGGGTAACCTGTCCCAACTGTACCACCTTAACCTGCAGAACAACAACCTTTCGGGGGCAATTCCCGATTTGGGAAATATGCCCCAACTGTATTTTCTTAACCTGCAGAACAATAATCTTTCAGGGACAATCCCCGCCTCAATCTCCACTCTCGGACAACTGGGGGACCTTAACCTTTCCCATAACCAACTTTCAGGGCAGATACCGGACTTGGGCGGACTTGAGGAACTTAGCCAGCTATACCTTAGCAACAACCAATTTACCGGAATGTCGGGAGACCTTCCGCAATATGCGTACGACATTGACCTCGCACATAACCGCCTGAACACATTCCCGCAGGGATGGGGCGTGACAGACGCCTCAACGGTGAACCTGTCGTTTAACGAAATATCCGCCCTTCCGAATAATGTCTGGGACATGTTCCCCGAAGCGCTGATACTCAACAACAACCGGATTACGCAAATACCGGGTTGTTCGGAAGACGGTGAAGCCCGGATACGCCAGATTTATCTCAAAGGAAACGACCTGACCTCCCTCCCCCACGATTTCGGGCTTAACGGCAAGTTCCCGAACCTTACCAAACTTGATATCGGGGACAACCCTTTTGGCGAAATCCCTCCGAGCCTATACGATGGCGCGCATTTCTCCAACCTTATAGGCCTAGGGCTCTCCAATCTTGGGATTGAGGAAATCCCGCAAGCATTTTGCGACAATAACAAACAGCTTGCGGACCTTGACCTTAGCCATAATAAACTGTCGTCACTACCTTCCAATTTTAGCGAATTGGTTCGAAGTGAACTACGCTTACTCTCGTTGGCGGATAACTCCTTTGAGGTATTCCCCGAATCGCTTTACAAAGGATATCGCAAGGTGCATGAACCTGTTCCGGAGTGGGGCGAACCTGGTTGGATTGAATACAGAAACGCTCTGGAACAACTTGACCTCAGAAACAATAAGATTGAAATTATACCCGAGCTCTCACCCTCAACCTGCGAAGAGGATTGTGGCCACGATGTCCATGATATGCCCGGAGCTTATTTTGTACTTAGACTGGATGGAAACCAAATAACGGAGTATCCACACAAAGGACCTAACGTATACTACCATCTGACATTGAACAACAACAGGTTGACCAGTATTCCGGATAAGTGGAAAATGTCAGAATACGACGGAAGTGTCGGCCCATTGAGGGTAATGTTGCTTGAAAACAACAGGATTGAAGAGTTCTCGGAGGTCCTAACCGATATGATATCCCTAAGGGGAAATAGCATAAGAAAAATAATAGTCGCAAAAGAAAATTGGCATGACTCACGTAGGTTATTGGACAATAACAATATTGAGGAAATTGTTATTTCTGAAGAGAATGATAACTACAGCTGGTCATCATATTATTTGAGTATATCTGGCAATAAGTTGCGGTTTACCAATATTGTCGACTTGGATAATCCGGAGAAACCAAACCCGGATCTCTTGTCCCAACCTTTTGAACATTTGGGGAATTACACACAGTTCGCCAGCGAAGTGTCAATGGAGTTCTCCGACGGATCGGTGATAAACGCCGGTGATATCGACCCGGTAACTTGTTCCGATAAGCTCGGTCAACTTTTCTCTTTCCGATGGGAATCCAACAGTGGAGACGGCTGGAAAACTGTCCAGCCCCAAAACGGGGCACAGGCTACTCCCTCAGGTTTTTATCCGGACCAAAAAGAAATCGTGTATCGGAAACACATGGGCGATATCCGGCTTAAAATCAAGTTGGATGAAAGCGTTTCAAAATTTAATAACCCTCTGGAAACATTGTCATATCTCGACGATAGCCATCCCCCTTACTGGGGGATAAACCACTCCCTACAATACGTATACTTCCCCGGGAGAGTCGAATACGACCCGGGACAACCCATCGTCAAACAATACGACATAAAGCGGACCGTCCCCACCCTCTGCCTGACCCCGACCACCACCGGCACCAACTGGTTCTACCGCGTCTACACCGCCACGGAGTACACGCACATCCTGCGCGAGCAGTGCGAGAAAAACGTGGAGCGGATCGTAGAGGAGCGCAAGCGCCAAACCATCGACAGCCTCTACGACGCCAAAATGTCGGAGTTCTACCGCCTGAGCGAGACGGCCTGCATGGACAATATCAGGACCGACCGCCTGGCCTACGAGTATACCCCCAAGGAGCACCACTACACGCTCTACTACTACGACCAGGCCGGCAACCTGAAGGAGACCGTGCCCCCCGAGGGCGTGGCGCCGCTGGACAAGACGAAGGTGGCCGAGCTCGCAACCAAAAAACGCCTGCGGGACTCCGGCGCCGATCCCGGGGCCCTGGAAAACCTTGACGAAAGCCTGTACCCGGCCCACCGCCTGCGCACGCGCTACCAGTACGACGCCCTGAACCGCCTGGCGTGGCAACGGAGCCCCGACGGGGGAGCCGTCCACTTCCGCTACGACGCGCTGGGGCGCCTGCGCCTCTCGCAGAACGCCCGGCAGGCCCGCGAGGACAAAGCCTCCTACATCAAGTACGACGCCCTGGGCCGTACCGTGGAAAGCGGCGAGATGGAGGGCTTCGCAACCGACCTGTCCATGGACGACGGGGAAGACAATGACGACGACGACCCCGACGATCTGCGGGCCAAGCTGAACAACCCCGCCTATCCGGGGCCGGACGACACTGGCCTGACCCTCAGGCACGTCACCCGCACGCACTACGACCGGCGCGCGGCGCAGGACCTGTTGCCGGAAGGCTTTCCGCAAGACTTCGAACCGGAAAACCTCCGCAAACGCGTGGCCTGGACCGAGCGCCTGGAGGAGGGCCCCGGAGGCGATGCCGTCACCGCGCACTACAGCTACGACATACACGGCAACGTCAAGAGCCTGGTGCAGTGCCAGCCCGGACTGGATCCGAAGCGGACCGACTACGTGTACGATTTGCTCAGCGGAAACGTGAGCTACGTCTTCTACCAGTTCGGGAAGCCCGACCAGTTCGCCCACCGCTACGACTACGACGCCGACAACCGCCTGCTGGAGGTGCACACCTCCGCCGACAGGTTGGTCTGGCACCGCGAGGCCACCTACCGCTACTACGCCCACGGGCCCCTGCGCCGCGTGGAGCTGGGACAGGCCGCCCCGCAGGGAACGGACTACTACTACACCCTGCAGGGATGGCTCAAGGGCGTGAACGCCGTGGGGGACGAATCCGATCCCGGAAGCGCCGCGACCAAGGACGCCTTCGCCTACAGGCTGGGCTACTATGAGGGCGACTACAGCCCCGTAAACGCCGGAAAAGCCCCCAAGGGCGAGGCCGGGCTATGGGAAAAGCAGGAAGCCGAAAACGGAAACCGCGGGCTGTACAACGGCAACATATCCTGGATGGTCACCGACCTGCCCTACGCCGGCCGGCAGGACGGCGCCAGGGAAAAGGGCGTGCAGGGCATGCTGTACAGGTACGACCAGCTGAACCGGCTGGTCAAGGCCCGGAGCCTGCGGGGATACGAGGCCGCCACGGGGGCCTTCGCCGCGCGCGAGGCCGTGATGCCCTACGACACCGACTATTCCTACGACGCCAACGGCAATATCCTGACGCTGGAGCGCAGGAACAAGGACGGGGAGCTGGGGCATAAGTTCTCCTATTCCTACAACCGGGACGCCGACGGCGAACTGGCCGACAACCGCCTGCGCCGCGTGCTCAACGACCCCGAGGTGGCCGCCGCCGTGGGCGGAAGCTCCAAGCCCGCCGGCTGGGACGAGCGGGTGTACGACAACGAGCCCCTGCCCGACAGACAGCCGGAGCACTACCGCTCGCTGACCGTATCGGGCGCCGGCGCCTCCGTGGAAGCCGGCAGGGACGTGGAAGCCGTGGCCGGGGAGATCCTCCTGAAGCCGGGATTCGAGGTGAAAGCAGGCGCCCAGGCCCTGTTCAGGGCCGAGCCCGTGCCGGAGGAAAAGCCCGAGCTCTTCGCCGAACAGACCGATCCCGACAACTACGTGTATGACGAGATCGGCAACCTGCTGGAGGACAAGGCCGCCAAGGTGCGCATAGACTGGTTGCCCGACGGCAAGGTGGCCCGGGTGCGCAAAACCCTGGACGCGGGAGAGCAGGTAACCCTCTTCGCCTACGACGCCTCCGGAAACCGGATCAGCAAGACCGTGAGGACACCTGACGGGGAGGAGAGAACCACCCGCTACCTGCGCGACGCCTCCGGAAACCCCATGGCCACCTACGAGGACGGAAAGCTGGCCGAACAGCCCGTGTACGGCAGTTCGAGGCTGGGCCTGTACCGCCCGCAGACGGGCACCCTAGCCGGTGACCTGCGCGTAGGTTTGAGAAACTACGAGCTCACCAACCACCAGGGCAACGTACTGGCGGTAATCTCCGACAGGGCCTCAGCAGACGGAAACCCCGACGTGCTTTCCACCAACGACTATTTCCCCTTTGGTTTGACTATGAAAGGGCGTAGCTTTAGCGCAGGGAAGTATAGGTATGGGTTCCAGGGACAGGAATCCGATACCGAGACGGGCTTCGTCAACTACAAGTACCGGATGCACGATCCGGTGATCGGGAGGTTTTTTGCGGTGGATCCATTGGCTCCTGATTATCCTTGGAATTCGCCTTATGCTTTTAGTGAGAATAGGGTTATTGATGGGATTGAGCTGGAAGGCTTGGAATGGTATTATACTGCTGATGGAAGATATGCGGGAAAGTATGGCACCAGTGACGAAATTCGTATTATTAAGAGTGATGCAAATTCAATTAAATCATTTGCGAAATTTATTAAACCTTTTATAAAAAATACTACCACACCTCCTGTATATAGAGAAAGTATTCTATTCTCTGAATCTTCTTCTTCTACCCAAGTCAAAGTTATTAAGAAAATATGGTCTCAAAAAAAATCGTTTCATCCAATAAAAAGTATTAATGTTATTAATGATAAAAAAAGTAAGCTTGCCGCATCCGCCGTAGCAGATGGTAAATTAACGGTAAATATGGGATTACAAGAAAATGGAGAAACATTATTCAATAATTATCACAATCTTATAAATACATTTGTTCACGAAGATCAACATTTTAAGGGGATTGGAGATGCTGTTTTTCAACATTTTGAAATTGCAATGTATCAAACATCTCATTCCAGCTTTAAACGAGGAACTAAGAATTATAAGGAATATATAAAAGGTGTCGCTAATGGATACTTACAAGATCAAGAGGGATTTATCAGTCGGGCGCTTTTTAATGCTGAGACTGTAGGGAAAAGAGAGCAGTGGCTTAACGATCCAGAAAAAAACAAGTACATTAAGATGTATAATAAAAATGTTAAATCTTTCAATAAAACATTTAATGAAAACAGGAAGGCTAAAAATTTCAACAGACCCAGCAATAAATAA